A region of Nitrospirota bacterium DNA encodes the following proteins:
- a CDS encoding CBS domain-containing protein gives MIPVKRVMARNLVTVDKQMTVQEVAKVMESKDVGSVLVMDKESGEIAGIVTERDIVKKVVAKGTDGSSYIVKGIMSTPLLTIESNKTIFEAGDYMDQKRVRHLAVTENGKVVGVISVRDLINPSQYDEEAW, from the coding sequence ATGATCCCTGTAAAAAGGGTGATGGCAAGGAATCTCGTAACGGTGGACAAACAGATGACTGTCCAGGAAGTTGCGAAGGTTATGGAGTCGAAGGATGTAGGAAGTGTCCTTGTTATGGACAAGGAGAGTGGTGAAATAGCAGGGATTGTGACTGAAAGGGATATAGTAAAAAAGGTCGTTGCAAAAGGGACCGATGGCAGCAGTTATATAGTAAAAGGTATTATGAGCACCCCTTTGCTGACCATAGAAAGTAATAAAACAATTTTTGAGGCAGGGGATTACATGGATCAAAAGAGGGTAAGACACCTTGCGGTTACAGAGAATGGTAAGGTGGTGGGAGTTATATCCGTCCGTGATCTTATCAATCCATCTCAATATGATGAGGAGGCCTGGTAG
- a CDS encoding cytochrome c3 family protein produces the protein MMQQGRHDLVERTLKPLLQLFCIGLAFTGVLLLLSPCIADAEDLPTKEVCLACHGDSDMTRSAPRPGRSNSLFVNEEVMQKSAHASVECASCHKIKTIPHNVPVAPVRCGSCHDKEQTALHDGVHGSTRAGTRVPVTACADCHGTHDVMRTLSLGIDICAKCHSKEVADYRTSVHGKSRMKGDNEAATCRSCHGTTHSILSKTDERSWTYPLNLPKTCAQCHSDPELARRHNIPIANVYELYIDSIHGRALTQSGLLVTATCSSCHGNHAILPPSDPKSRVNRANIPETCGGCHAGILTTYRESIHGKKFAEGNTKAPICIDCHTTHEIRRVAEEEWKAGVVKQCGTCHAESLAAYRDTFHGQVSALGFTRVARCSDCHGSHNILPKSDSRSMVNPANRMNTCRKCHKTANANFALYDPHPDPHNRDRNPALYYAAKFMTWLLIGVFGFFGVHNGLWAIRMVIGRRGHTQPPLPPGTGDSADLNGKEMDEEKDDG, from the coding sequence ATGATGCAGCAGGGAAGGCACGATCTGGTTGAACGAACGCTCAAACCCCTGCTCCAGCTATTTTGTATTGGTTTAGCGTTTACAGGTGTCCTGCTGCTTCTCTCCCCTTGCATTGCGGATGCAGAAGACCTTCCGACTAAAGAGGTGTGCCTGGCGTGCCACGGTGATTCTGATATGACCCGGAGCGCTCCACGTCCGGGCCGCTCCAATTCTCTCTTCGTAAATGAGGAAGTGATGCAAAAGTCCGCTCACGCCAGTGTCGAGTGTGCGAGTTGCCACAAGATCAAGACCATTCCACACAACGTACCGGTTGCACCTGTTCGCTGCGGATCGTGCCATGATAAGGAACAAACAGCGCTCCACGATGGAGTTCATGGGAGCACCCGGGCCGGGACGCGCGTTCCCGTAACTGCCTGCGCCGACTGTCACGGAACTCACGACGTCATGCGAACTCTCTCCCTTGGAATAGACATCTGTGCTAAGTGCCACTCTAAGGAGGTTGCGGACTATAGAACGAGCGTTCATGGAAAATCCCGGATGAAAGGTGACAACGAGGCTGCGACCTGCAGATCATGTCATGGGACGACGCACTCCATTCTCTCTAAGACAGATGAAAGGTCTTGGACGTATCCCCTCAATCTTCCGAAGACGTGCGCCCAATGCCATAGTGATCCGGAACTGGCCAGACGTCACAACATCCCCATAGCTAACGTATATGAGCTTTACATTGACTCGATTCATGGACGCGCACTTACGCAGAGCGGGCTCCTCGTTACAGCGACATGCTCGAGCTGTCATGGGAACCATGCTATTCTGCCTCCGTCAGATCCAAAGTCGAGGGTCAACAGGGCAAATATCCCTGAGACCTGCGGAGGCTGCCACGCCGGTATACTGACGACCTACCGTGAAAGCATTCACGGGAAAAAGTTCGCGGAGGGAAACACAAAGGCCCCGATTTGCATTGATTGCCACACGACTCACGAGATACGTCGGGTTGCTGAAGAGGAGTGGAAGGCGGGGGTCGTCAAGCAGTGCGGAACTTGCCACGCAGAGTCCCTCGCGGCGTATCGTGACACTTTTCACGGACAGGTCTCGGCGTTGGGTTTCACACGTGTGGCCCGCTGCTCCGATTGTCACGGATCTCACAATATCCTGCCGAAGTCCGATTCCAGGTCAATGGTGAATCCGGCCAACCGGATGAATACCTGCCGTAAGTGCCACAAGACGGCCAACGCCAATTTCGCCCTTTACGATCCTCATCCTGATCCTCATAACCGGGACCGTAACCCTGCGCTTTACTATGCGGCGAAATTCATGACCTGGTTATTGATAGGTGTCTTTGGATTCTTCGGTGTTCACAACGGACTTTGGGCAATACGTATGGTTATTGGACGTCGGGGCCACACACAACCGCCGTTGCCGCCGGGAACCGGAGATAGCGCAGACTTGAATGGCAAGGAGATGGACGAGGAAAAAGACGATGGCTAA